cagtaccagatataaaatacaaatctgtaCATTCTTTCCAGAgctttaaattattataattcagCTTTAACCTGGTTCAGGTTCTGTGAGTCTGCTGAACGTGTCAGATGAGTTTGGTCTCAGCTGTTTCATTCAGGTTCTGTTGGTTTTCAAGTCTCTGTCGGATGTTGTCCAGAGTTAAAACAGACTTAGAGCAACACTATGTCTCCACCTCAAACCAGCAGCTGGGTTCAACTGGGTTTGATGGTTCAGTGGCTGAAGCCGTTTGGTctctcacagaagaagaaggcagCAGGATGTTGACCGGGTCGGACTCGTTCACATGGAACCAGACGTCGACCTCATCAACTAaagatctggaacctcctcgtgtttccaagttgacgtcttcatcttctacgtgttCAGCTCCTTTTCTTCATccagaggtttttgtttgttcttttttttccaaggcagcctttttttattttcacatgacGTGTTCTCATTATTTTCTTCATTGACTGACCTGTAAACAAAATTAGGAGAATTCAGAGCTGCTGAAATCTTAATCTCCTGGATTTTTATTCTTCATCAGtcataaacacaaactgcagaagaTGTGAAACTATCAAACAtcaggacattttctttctctcttaatCTTATTGAATCCATTGAACTCATTTTTTCATATCATGCATTTCTTTGTGCTTTTTGCTTTTGATCCACGAACCTGAAACAAACATCTCCTCcaggaaatgacagaaataacaGATGTAATTATCTGAGACGTTCACAGAcacatctgcttcatgttcactgATAAAGAAACtttcattttacagaatgaacGATACTAATAGATgttacatttgacataaatacacattttttaattaaagttctttgtatttgtgttattaataatacagtttatgatcaaactgtaaaatatcaagtctcagttacatttctttgccGTAAGGGTTTGATAAAAACATCTTAGGAATCGTTGTCAAATCTTTTTCATGAATTTATTGGCCGATTTATTGGtatcagattttctttcactttaatATCGATATGGTTTTTGAAGGAACTCTCAGAAACTGAAGCTTTAGGATGTGTCTGCTGTTTACAGCATCTCCATGACAACAGGGTTATTCTTTAGAGCAGAATATTGAAATTAtcagaataaacaataaacttACTGTAAATTGTTCATCTCTGTAGCTGCTGGTGGTGGATGATCCGTTTCGTTTCTCTGAGTTCAAAAGAAATAATCATTAGAAGAAACAACACATAAAAAATGAATAGAACtattgtaaatattaatatttaccttttgtcttttaaagTATAATaatcctgctccagctcctaaTGCTACACACACAACGAGGACTCCGACCACAATTCCTGCAACTGAACCTGAAGAACCTGTAATTCAGAGAGAAGAACTGTAGCATCAACAAAGTTCAGTGATGTGTCTCCAGTGTAagttgtggtgtgtttgtgtgtgtgtgtgtgtgtgtgtgtgtgtcctcctggttCCTGTGTGTTCTCCTGACTACATGTGGACATGATGCtcctgaggagctggagaacgGAGCCCTGGGGGATCTGCTccaccaggaggaaccaggacTCACTGCACCAGCCTCAGGTCTGACAGTcgctctgaggatttcatcaTCAGTTCTGGTCTCATGGGATCTTACCTTCCTCTATCGTCACGTAGCTGTTGATGAAGAGCGTCTCCTCTTCACTACTGAGTTCACAGGTGAACGTTCCCTGGTGATCTGAAGATAAGTGGTGCAGCGTGAGGCTGCCTGACGCTGAcacatcctccacctgctgcctccactgctctGAGACCCTGGGGGGGCCGTCCATCCCGGTCTGGTTCACAATGATCTGACTGTGGTTGAACTTCCACAGCAGGTGTGTCGGGGGTTTGGTGTTTGGAGCAGTGcagttgattgttgttgttgtttcactcGGTGACACATGGACGggagctgaaaagaaaagagatcaAATAATATCATCGTGGTCAGAATGTGGTTTCAGGCTCTGATGAGACTTTCTGAACATGTTCTATCATCAGATGTGAGTTATCTGTAGGAGCAGATATGAATATGCAGCAGTAGGTGAAACAAGCAGAGGTTCAGTTCCATAGAGCAGATTCAACGTACTGGGTTGATACCACACCGCGCTCCTCCTCCCACTGCGagtgctgatgctgca
The window above is part of the Platichthys flesus chromosome 21, fPlaFle2.1, whole genome shotgun sequence genome. Proteins encoded here:
- the LOC133932500 gene encoding V-set and immunoglobulin domain-containing protein 10-like yields the protein MEQVEDSFTCRSEGIYPEPQLTWSTRPPSNVTLQNQTSVKETEQQLYEISSTVTLSDRDSVLICSISTRSGRRSAVWYQPTPVHVSPSETTTTINCTAPNTKPPTHLLWKFNHSQIIVNQTGMDGPPRVSEQWRQQVEDVSASGSLTLHHLSSDHQGTFTCELSSEEETLFINSYVTIEEGSSGSVAGIVVGVLVVCVALGAGAGLLYFKRQKRNETDHPPPAATEMNNLQSVNEENNENTSCENKKRLPWKKKNKQKPLDEEKELNT